tggtaaagcgtcggcctcacagttccgaggaccctggttcgatccctgcccgtgtggagtttgcatgttctccccgtgcctgcgtgggtttttttccgggcactccggtttcctcccgcatcccaaaaacatgcaacattaatcggacactctaaattgcccgtaggtgtgattgtgagtgcggctgtttgtctcgatgtgccctgcgattggttggcgaccagttcagggtgtgccccgcctcctgcccaatgacagctgggattggctccggcactccctgcggtcttcgtgaggataaggggctataaaaatggatggatggataaatgtgaTACTGATCATTTCCTGTCTGATATGATGTGATGCATCCCATTCCTCTCTTATTCATGTAATATTTAGTACATTATCAATACTAATATTATATATCTTGTTACCCATCGCTACGGCAAAGAATAGTTTTAGGGCTACACTGACGAAAAAATATACTTGAATAAAGgtaaggagagaaaaaaatgtgaaaatgatcaaattgtGGACCTAAATGCAACTGTTCtgtaatatctatttttttttcgagaGACCCAATACACTGTATATCTACTGTATATCAGTACATATTTGTTAAGATGGTGCAGTGGTTGACTTCCCCGTCTTGCGTGAAGGgaagcgtgggttcagttctgACTCAGCGTCAGTGTAATTTAATCGGGAAAAGCTCCAGTGATTACACCGACCGAACAAAAACAGCAGGATTCGTCGTGTGTAGTTCAGGACCAAATATTTTCATACTCGCAATTTAGTGggttaaagaagaagattaaaatGTTGACACCGATGGAACAAAACATCGGCCCGCATTGCACTTTAATAATTCTCATTTTAGCTCAATTATGTGTTAATGTTTGTCACGTAATGAGCGGCGCGTGGGTTTTTGTTCCAGCTCCCGACTGACTTTCAGGAGCGACTGACTATGCAGATGGAAGAGTCTCCGCTCTGCCGCACGTACTCGGACTCCGTCCCGGCCTCGCTCATCGGGCAGGTGCTGCCGAAGCCCGACGAGGCGTGCAGCAGCAGCCAGGCCTCACGCTCCCCCAGCCCGCGAACCCCCGAGCACGCTTTCATTCTGGAGACCTTGGCCCAAGGGGAGCGCCTGGGTCTGCGTGCGGCCTACAAGTCCGACCTGTACAGCAGCGACACGGCCCTTTACTGCCCCGACGACCGGCACCGGGAGCGCAGGCCCAGCATGGACCTTCACGGCCAGAGGAAGCTCCTCTACGAACCGCAGAATTCCACCGACAGCAACCCGGAGGAGTGCTCCGTGGGCTTGAGAACCGGTTTCGCTCAAGAGCACTTTGCCGAGTTCCCTCCCTTGGTGGTGGGCTCCAGCTCCTACTCCAGCTTCAGCGGAGGGGGCTCCGAGGAAAAAGCCAACGGGCCGCCGAGCAGCGGCGCTTCTTCCCCGCGTCATCACACCCTCTACATGGACTGGAGGGACGCGGGGGACTACGAGAGGAAGAGCGACTCGTCCTGGGAGAGAGATAGTCCCCGAGGGTTCGGTAACAATCATCCCTTCCAGCAGACGGAGATGATCCACCAGCAGAACAGCAGCTCACCCGTGTACAGCCGCACCATGTCCTCCTGTTTCAGCGAGCCCTACGAGCCCCTGCCTCCGTCGTCCTCCCCGAGCGTCGCTTACGGAGACAGCCGCCGTGGCAGCACCTTGGCCCCCGAGGAGGAGGAGCTCATCGGAAGATGGCGGCAGCTGAGCGCCGAGGACTTGAGCTCTCACTCCTACCGCAGTCCCGGCCGGGCTTCGCCGTACAGCTTCTCCGAGCAGCACTTCTCCGTGAGGCCCGCCAAGATCCGCCTGGGGCCGCTCTACAGCAGCTTCCAGGAGGGTGCAGACTACTACCACCAGCAGGGGGCCGGCGTCATGCAGGATCCGGTTTGGGTGGCCGCGAGTCCAGAGTGCAGCCCGGTGCTCCGCCAGGCTCACAGCCAAGCCCACTTGTACGACGATGGCCAAGGCTCCGAGCGCAGCCTCTACCACTCGGGCAACTCCAAAGACCGAGAGGGTAATGAGGCATCTGGAGGCCAAAGTGTCGATTACGGGGACCAAAGCCCCAACAGCTCCACCGAATCCCTCAACCGCCGGTCCCTGGAGATGGCGGCGGACCTTCAGCACTTCCAGGCGGAGATGCACAACCTGTCCACCCAGGTGAACCCATCTTCCCCGCCGCCGgcgccgccccctcctccgcCGTACCACCAAAAATTTGGCTCTCTGGGGCTTACCCGGAAAGACAGTCTGACCAAGGCGCAGTTGTACGGAACACTCCTCAACTGAAGAACCTTACAGAACAACGGGAATCGAAGCCACAGAACTGTATGTGTTGTGAACATGTGACTCGTGAGGGAAGTAAGTCATGTCAGTGAGAGACCAATATACATTTGTAACAAAAAGGTGCGCAGTTGGGaccttgacttacgagtttTCCGAGTCGACGGCAGGTTGACgctcaaaaatacaaaatgaaaacagggAAAAATACTCGACACTCAACTAACTGCATGGTTGAATGGCTAACTGGAGCTAGAGTCCGAGCTCCTGACATCACTAACTAGGCGGCGACCCTTCAAGGCAACACGTGAATACTAGTGTCTGAGTGACTTCGTGcttgattaccgtaattcccgggctatagagcgcacctggtggtaagcctcacccggtacatttgtaaaggaaatactatttggtacagacatacgccgcagctgtggaaaagccgcaagtgcccacattgaaacacgagatttctacagagaaagacggtacacagagtttaacgctcgcgccgccacgctaactcTTACGTTAACACTAGTTACGCGCtagcagggccagttaaaaaaaaaaaaaacatacaaaaatcactgagatacagcagtaacatgctagcgcagcacgaacagggctgggccggtaaaagtcacttcctctgcacatatattccactgatctcgctcttaccttttccgctcgagtgcccccttgcgaccgttagcaaaaatacacaaattagccgcatcgccgcataaacggcagggttgaaagcgtgtggaaaaaagtcgcggcttataggccggaaactaCGGTACATATTATTAAACAAGCTCATTTCTTGAAAGTTTTTTAATTCCTTTTGTTACAATACAGgactatttttctttatttagctTTTTAGGGAAGGGCTGGAACAAATTGATGccctttcaattcatttcaaagggGAAGACCGATTTGATGTCGAGCACAAGCGGCGTTGCGGAATAAATGCTCTTAAGTCAAGGTGccactgtatgtatttattgtttacTTATGACTGGAAAATGACAGATATTTTTGTATGTAGCGCTTCAAGTGACAGATTTTGAGTAAACCTGGAACTTGTACATACATGAATTAACAGCAGCCTGTTTTCAAACGCACTCCCTTAACTTGATGCCTGTACTAACAGCATTGGCCTTGTGCGACATTCACAGCGAAttaacaaatacaacaaaaagtgacaaataggtgagttttccttttctttattattattttttttttttttggattgaatTTGACAGTATCGGTTGATGTTTTATATTGTTACTGATTGAATGTTTTGACACGTGCACATCTGTCTCAGCAGTTTGTACTAATTCTTCTCTTCATATACAGACGCAAAATACCTGCAACCCCCCCAAACTTGtcctccccccttttttttccccttttctaccTCAGATTTGAATGCCCAGACCCCCACCCAAGAAAATATAACCTTTATTCCTTTTATTAACTGTgcatgtttaaatatttttggttgtTTATGGGCCCCAATAAAAGCACAAAGTACGCAGACGATCTTTGGTTGTTGAAACGGGACCTTTAGTGAGTATTGCCGCGTTGTATGAGTTATTACTTCATCTTGGTATTATActgtacagcacaggtgtcaaactcaaggcccgggggccagatctggcccggcacctgattttgtgtggcccaccACGAAgccaaatttagagtgtcaatttccatgattcttgtaaaaatctgtgccaaaatttcaaatagtcatatatcataaatgataaagttgagatattacaattGTACAactttgtgttaccaaacatgaacagttGTAAAAACgcattacacttgatttctgattccaaaagtagttcataaattg
This genomic window from Syngnathoides biaculeatus isolate LvHL_M chromosome 23, ASM1980259v1, whole genome shotgun sequence contains:
- the si:dkey-174m14.3 gene encoding brain-enriched guanylate kinase-associated protein isoform X3, whose amino-acid sequence is MKLCLSTSSLLEQKEDLRKRLSYTTHKLELLQSEFDATRQYLETELRRAQEELDKFTDKLRRIQSSYSALQRINQDLEEKIHRDSQHHEDEKRALSREIIVLNNHLMEAKLTIDKLQEDNDVYRKDCNLAAQLLQCNKSLYRAELAELPTDFQERLTMQMEESPLCRTYSDSVPASLIGQVLPKPDEACSSSQASRSPSPRTPEHAFILETLAQGERLGLRAAYKSDLYSSDTALYCPDDRHRERRPSMDLHGQRKLLYEPQNSTDSNPEECSVGLRTGFAQEHFAEFPPLVVGSSSYSSFSGGGSEEKANGPPSSGASSPRHHTLYMDWRDAGDYERKSDSSWERDSPRGFGNNHPFQQTEMIHQQNSSSPVYSRTMSSCFSEPYEPLPPSSSPSVAYGDSRRGSTLAPEEEELIGRWRQLSAEDLSSHSYRSPGRASPYSFSEQHFSVRPAKIRLGPLYSSFQEGADYYHQQGAGVMQDPVWVAASPECSPVLRQAHSQAHLYDDGQGSERSLYHSGNSKDREGNEASGGQSVDYGDQSPNSSTESLNRRSLEMAADLQHFQAEMHNLSTQSDQGAVVRNTPQLKNLTEQRESKPQNCMCCEHVTREGTLALCDIHSELTNTTKSDK
- the si:dkey-174m14.3 gene encoding brain-enriched guanylate kinase-associated protein isoform X1, giving the protein MTGKEHRQTMKKIYIGKTALKVPRNGGKHLKKSSLLEQKEDLRKRLSYTTHKLELLQSEFDATRQYLETELRRAQEELDKFTDKLRRIQSSYSALQRINQDLEEKIHRDSQHHEDEKRALSREIIVLNNHLMEAKLTIDKLQEDNDVYRKDCNLAAQLLQCNKSLYRAELAELPTDFQERLTMQMEESPLCRTYSDSVPASLIGQVLPKPDEACSSSQASRSPSPRTPEHAFILETLAQGERLGLRAAYKSDLYSSDTALYCPDDRHRERRPSMDLHGQRKLLYEPQNSTDSNPEECSVGLRTGFAQEHFAEFPPLVVGSSSYSSFSGGGSEEKANGPPSSGASSPRHHTLYMDWRDAGDYERKSDSSWERDSPRGFGNNHPFQQTEMIHQQNSSSPVYSRTMSSCFSEPYEPLPPSSSPSVAYGDSRRGSTLAPEEEELIGRWRQLSAEDLSSHSYRSPGRASPYSFSEQHFSVRPAKIRLGPLYSSFQEGADYYHQQGAGVMQDPVWVAASPECSPVLRQAHSQAHLYDDGQGSERSLYHSGNSKDREGNEASGGQSVDYGDQSPNSSTESLNRRSLEMAADLQHFQAEMHNLSTQSDQGAVVRNTPQLKNLTEQRESKPQNCMCCEHVTREGTLALCDIHSELTNTTKSDK
- the si:dkey-174m14.3 gene encoding brain-enriched guanylate kinase-associated protein isoform X4 is translated as MNHIDTISSLLEQKEDLRKRLSYTTHKLELLQSEFDATRQYLETELRRAQEELDKFTDKLRRIQSSYSALQRINQDLEEKIHRDSQHHEDEKRALSREIIVLNNHLMEAKLTIDKLQEDNDVYRKDCNLAAQLLQCNKSLYRAELAELPTDFQERLTMQMEESPLCRTYSDSVPASLIGQVLPKPDEACSSSQASRSPSPRTPEHAFILETLAQGERLGLRAAYKSDLYSSDTALYCPDDRHRERRPSMDLHGQRKLLYEPQNSTDSNPEECSVGLRTGFAQEHFAEFPPLVVGSSSYSSFSGGGSEEKANGPPSSGASSPRHHTLYMDWRDAGDYERKSDSSWERDSPRGFGNNHPFQQTEMIHQQNSSSPVYSRTMSSCFSEPYEPLPPSSSPSVAYGDSRRGSTLAPEEEELIGRWRQLSAEDLSSHSYRSPGRASPYSFSEQHFSVRPAKIRLGPLYSSFQEGADYYHQQGAGVMQDPVWVAASPECSPVLRQAHSQAHLYDDGQGSERSLYHSGNSKDREGNEASGGQSVDYGDQSPNSSTESLNRRSLEMAADLQHFQAEMHNLSTQSDQGAVVRNTPQLKNLTEQRESKPQNCMCCEHVTREGTLALCDIHSELTNTTKSDK
- the si:dkey-174m14.3 gene encoding brain-enriched guanylate kinase-associated protein isoform X2, producing MTGKEHRQTMKKIYIGKTALKVPRNGGKHLKKSSLLEQKEDLRKRLSYTTHKLELLQSEFDATRQYLETELRRAQEELDKFTDKLRRIQSSYSALQRINQDLEEKIHRDSQHHEDEKRALSREIIVLNNHLMEAKLTIDKLQEDNDVYRKDCNLAAQLLQCNKSLYRAELAELPTDFQERLTMQMEESPLCRTYSDSVPASLIGQVLPKPDEACSSSQASRSPSPRTPEHAFILETLAQGERLGLRAAYKSDLYSSDTALYCPDDRHRERRPSMDLHGQRKLLYEPQNSTDSNPEECSVGLRTGFAQEHFAEFPPLVVGSSSYSSFSGGGSEEKANGPPSSGASSPRHHTLYMDWRDAGDYERKSDSSWERDSPRGFGNNHPFQQTEMIHQQNSSSPVYSRTMSSCFSEPYEPLPPSSSPSVAYGDSRRGSTLAPEEEELIGRWRQLSAEDLSSHSYRSPGRASPYSFSEQHFSVRPAKIRLGPLYSSFQEGADYYHQQGAGVMQDPVWVAASPECSPVLRQAHSQAHLYDDGQGSERSLYHSGNSKDREGNEASGGQSVDYGDQSPNSSTESLNRRSLEMAADLQHFQAEMHNLSTQVNPSSPPPAPPPPPPYHQKFGSLGLTRKDSLTKAQLYGTLLN
- the si:dkey-174m14.3 gene encoding brain-enriched guanylate kinase-associated protein isoform X5; protein product: MNHIDTISSLLEQKEDLRKRLSYTTHKLELLQSEFDATRQYLETELRRAQEELDKFTDKLRRIQSSYSALQRINQDLEEKIHRDSQHHEDEKRALSREIIVLNNHLMEAKLTIDKLQEDNDVYRKDCNLAAQLLQCNKSLYRAELAELPTDFQERLTMQMEESPLCRTYSDSVPASLIGQVLPKPDEACSSSQASRSPSPRTPEHAFILETLAQGERLGLRAAYKSDLYSSDTALYCPDDRHRERRPSMDLHGQRKLLYEPQNSTDSNPEECSVGLRTGFAQEHFAEFPPLVVGSSSYSSFSGGGSEEKANGPPSSGASSPRHHTLYMDWRDAGDYERKSDSSWERDSPRGFGNNHPFQQTEMIHQQNSSSPVYSRTMSSCFSEPYEPLPPSSSPSVAYGDSRRGSTLAPEEEELIGRWRQLSAEDLSSHSYRSPGRASPYSFSEQHFSVRPAKIRLGPLYSSFQEGADYYHQQGAGVMQDPVWVAASPECSPVLRQAHSQAHLYDDGQGSERSLYHSGNSKDREGNEASGGQSVDYGDQSPNSSTESLNRRSLEMAADLQHFQAEMHNLSTQVNPSSPPPAPPPPPPYHQKFGSLGLTRKDSLTKAQLYGTLLN